From Halorientalis litorea:
AAGTCGTAGTCACCGCTGACGAGACGGAGCGAGGTCACTTCGGGGAACTTCGCCAGTCGGTCGGCGATGTCCCGGTAACTCGTCTCGCGGTCGAGCGTCACGTTGAGTTCGACGAGCGCGCGGACCTTCTCGTCTTCGAGTTCGCCGTAGTCGACGATGGCTTGGTACCCACAGATGACGCTCTCGGCTTCGAGGTCGGCGATGACTGCCTCGACTTCTTCGGGGTCCGCCCCCGTCTGGCGCGCGATATCCTCCGTCGACGTGCGCGCGTTCTCTCGCAGTATCGCCAGAATCTCGCCGCGACTGCTCATACTATACCCCACCCGGGCGCGGACTAAAGGCTTGCTACATCTGCGCGGCTCCGTCGAAATCCTTGGACGGGAAACGCTCGCTGCATACAGAGGGTGAGTTCAGCAGGACGAATGATCTCAACTCGACAGTCATAGTGGTACCAGCGACTGTCTGACCCTTTCAATCTCGTGTTAACAACAGCTAAGTCTGAAATAGCCAATTTTATTATTTTAGAATTTGATCTTAATAACT
This genomic window contains:
- a CDS encoding Lrp/AsnC family transcriptional regulator, whose protein sequence is MSSRGEILAILRENARTSTEDIARQTGADPEEVEAVIADLEAESVICGYQAIVDYGELEDEKVRALVELNVTLDRETSYRDIADRLAKFPEVTSLRLVSGDYDFDMSVEGDSMSEVSRFISEQVAPVPEITQTVTHYVMEAYKERGIEFGDGDDEDRLSVSP